The Paramisgurnus dabryanus chromosome 3, PD_genome_1.1, whole genome shotgun sequence genome includes a window with the following:
- the cygb1 gene encoding cytoglobin-1, which produces MDAKVEHTQSSGAITDEDVSTIQDTWKPVYEKKEDAGVAVLIRFFMNNPSAKQYFTHFGDMQGPDEMRENAQLKKHALRIMNALNMLVTNLRDVDKVNNIFTQMGKTHALKHKVDPVYFEKIAAVILEVLVEAFPQFFSAAAVQGVWSKLMGILCTELNKVYTEVGWESIKNSA; this is translated from the exons ATGGACGCGAAAGTGGAGCACACACAGAGTTCAGGGGCCATTACAGATGAAGATGTGTCTACGATCCAGGACACATGGAAGCCTGTTTATGAGAAGAAAGAAGATGCTGGTGTCGCTGTACTCATCAg GTTTTTCATGAACAACCCATCTGCTAAGCAGTACTTTACTCACTTCGGTGACATGCAGGGTCCAGATGAGATGCGAGAGAACGCCCAGCTGAAGAAACACGCCCTAAGGATCATGAACGCCCTCAACATGCTCGTGACGAACCTCCGTGATGTAGACAAAGTCAATAACATCTTCACTCAGATGGGAAAAACACACGCGCTCAAGCACAAGGTGGACCCGGTTTATTTTGAA AAAATAGCTGCTGTCATTTTGGAGGTTCTGGTTGAAGCTTTCCCACAATTCTTCAGTGCAGCGGCTGTGCAGGGGGTGTGGTCTAAACTCATGGGTATCCTGTGCACAGAGCTAAATAAAGTCTACACTGAAGTCGGCTGGGAATCCATCAAAAACTCTGCTTAG